The following are from one region of the Salmo salar chromosome ssa27, Ssal_v3.1, whole genome shotgun sequence genome:
- the LOC123730941 gene encoding scavenger receptor cysteine-rich type 1 protein M130, which translates to MMYQFFPLFSPLFPQQAYSLVEPHVETDMIPAFLLMILYWSTVEGQFRVVNGTSSCAGRAEAFLFGHWRSVCGTYWSMQDANIVCRKMGCGNVVAALGIPHFGEAINGYQIEFNGCSPLDSTLEKCTFAVLGGDVCRNYANVICSESVRFLDGAGFCSGRVEVKSNQSWVSMCEADFDWQDAEVVCRELGCGAPSVLQGGLYGGAKGPIWPKGFLCKGNQSLLLDCDTSVRKNNTCLPGNAVGLTCSEPADVRLVGGGSRCAGRVEWDKLGEGNMSAVGYYWKLKAVADVVCRQLGCRSTVSTLLGNRTEGFEVHCNGHEDALRECSKASRPTLVTPLTVIWSDLLLKPNISLTISMGGFSRGH; encoded by the exons ATGATGTACCAGTTTTTTCCACTCTTCAGTCCACTCTTCCCACAGCAGGCTTACAGTTTAGTGGAGCCCCATGTTGAAACAGACATGATACCTGCATTTTTACTGATGATCCTGTACTGGAGCACAG TTGAAGGTCAATTCAGAGTGGTGAATGGGACCAGCTCCTGTGCTGGAAGAGCAGAGGCGTTTTTATTTGGACACTGGAGGTCTGTATGTGGCACTTATTGGTCCATGCAAGATGCTAATATTGTGTGTAGAAAGATGGGCTGTGGGAATGTTGTAGCTGCACTTGGCATACCTCATTTTGGAGAGGCAATTAATGGATACCAAATAGAATTTAATGGTTGCTCACCACTGGATTCTACTCTTGAGAAGTGTACCTTCGCCGTTCTTGGAGGTGATGTTTGTCGTAATTATGCTAATGTAATCTGTTCAG AGTCTGTGAGGTTTTTGGATGGAGCTGGTTTTTGCTCTGGAAGAGTGGAGGTGAAGTCCAATCAGTCCTGGGTCTCAATGTGTGAAGCTGACTTTGACTGGCAGGATGCAGAAGTAGTCTGTCGGGAGCTTGGCTGTGGGGCTCCTTCAGTTCTGCAGGGGGGGCTCTATGGAGGAGCTAAGGGTCCAATCTGGCCTAAAGGATTCCTGTGTAAAGGCAATCAGTCTCTTCTTCTGGACTGTGACACCTCAGTGAGAAAAAACAACACCTGCTTACCTGGTAATGCTGTTGGACTCACCTGCTCAG AACCTGCTGATGTGAGGCTAGTGGGAGGAGGCAGTCGCTGTgctggtagagtggagtgggacaaACTGGGAGAGGGGAATATGTCGGCTGTGGGATATTACTGGAAATTGAAGGCTGTCGCTGATGTAGTTTGTAGACAGCTGGGCTGTCGTTCCACTGTTTCAACACTGCTTGGAAACCGCACTGAAGGGTTTGAAGTTCACTGTAATGGACATGAAGATGCGCTTAGGGAGTGTAGCAAAGCCTCAAGGCCAACTTTGGTGACTCCATTAACGGTGATCTGGTCAG ATCTCCTGCTTAAGCCTAATATCTCTCTGACCATCTCAATGGGAGGGTTCTCCAGGGGCCACTAG